One Geminocystis sp. M7585_C2015_104 DNA window includes the following coding sequences:
- the rpmG gene encoding 50S ribosomal protein L33: MASKKGARIIITLECTECRTNPNKRSNGVSRYTTTKNRRNTPNRLELRKYCPYCNKHTIHKEIK, from the coding sequence ATGGCAAGCAAAAAAGGTGCCAGGATAATCATCACCTTGGAATGTACGGAGTGTCGCACCAACCCCAATAAACGCTCTAATGGGGTGTCTCGTTATACTACCACGAAGAATAGAAGAAACACCCCCAACAGACTAGAGTTGAGGAAGTATTGTCCCTATTGTAACAAACACACTATTCACAAGGAAATCAAGTAG
- a CDS encoding 30S ribosomal protein S18, whose translation MAYFRKKTSPIPRNQKIDYKDVELLRKFITERGKILPRRITGLTARQQRDLTDAVKRARILALLPFLNLEGS comes from the coding sequence ATGGCCTATTTTCGCAAGAAAACATCTCCCATCCCCCGCAACCAAAAAATCGACTATAAAGATGTAGAACTGTTGCGTAAGTTTATCACGGAAAGGGGCAAGATTCTGCCAAGGAGAATAACAGGATTAACAGCCCGTCAACAGAGGGATTTGACAGACGCGGTGAAAAGAGCTAGAATTCTGGCCCTGTTGCCCTTCTTGAATTTAGAAGGCTCCTAG